A stretch of the Sulfolobus acidocaldarius SUSAZ genome encodes the following:
- a CDS encoding dTDP-4-dehydrorhamnose reductase has translation MKVGVTDEGEFVKSIGKFFDEIVVLSAGDRVIKERPDVVIHTYEIPYDEANSSKALAWNINTWHAINIAKSANKIGITNVYLSTFLLFDGKKGYYSETSTPSPLNYYGLTKLVGESGIMSLGNYLIIRLGLVTSFNYRSIAYYLYKASLKKRRIKCNTNFYVSPITLNEASEITAGLIKKGIKGVVNVAGKRRSMVEVCRDIGESMDVEVVPFEGKYFDFSLDTWLLKSLGFNPRS, from the coding sequence GTGAAAGTTGGAGTAACAGATGAAGGAGAGTTTGTCAAGAGTATTGGGAAATTCTTCGACGAGATAGTAGTATTATCAGCAGGTGATAGAGTAATAAAGGAGAGACCAGATGTTGTGATACACACGTACGAAATACCTTATGATGAAGCAAATTCCAGCAAAGCCTTAGCGTGGAATATTAATACGTGGCATGCAATAAATATAGCCAAAAGTGCCAATAAAATCGGAATCACAAATGTATATCTGTCAACGTTTCTTCTATTCGACGGTAAAAAAGGATACTATAGTGAAACATCTACACCCTCACCCTTAAACTATTACGGGCTAACAAAACTTGTTGGCGAATCTGGCATAATGTCACTAGGTAACTACCTAATCATCAGGCTAGGACTAGTTACATCTTTTAACTACCGCAGCATAGCCTACTATTTATATAAAGCCTCACTAAAGAAGAGAAGAATTAAATGTAATACAAATTTTTATGTATCGCCTATAACATTAAATGAAGCGTCTGAAATCACAGCTGGTCTAATCAAGAAGGGTATCAAAGGAGTAGTGAATGTTGCGGGAAAGAGAAGGAGCATGGTTGAAGTATGTAGGGATATAGGAGAATCCATGGATGTGGAAGTTGTTCCATTTGAAGGTAAGTATTTTGACTTCTCTCTTGACACATGGCTATTAAAGAGCCTGGGCTTCAATCCTAGGAGCTAG
- a CDS encoding type II secretion system protein, translating to MSKMSKDKKSSKINIPSVYLLFYNTPFVKRLAGYFDKRLLTSRNTEDPKLFASRLFLILLVCIVLAVMFISFALIIFLRFYRATLLPAYLALSLVMLFLGVIIPPIAYLISILDISQKIDKIKNGVDAESFSFATLFVIFLKSGLSPVILFRKLEGTKAFSFVQDIVVYVNRRVQYLSESIEQALLKAMDINPGKLFNDFMLAYVTAIRTGAPVIETMEAKLKDLSKQFSLAAALASDKLQGVAESYVVWLSSGYIMLYLVLIMGAILPFVGNSSSLLTVLGPVVVLVVPMVNLLFVYMADSLQLKFPESQSSAYKIFYISLPIGLIIAFLIMIFEHQIIYFITLSGGLQNVFPVSIALLIGLLVALVPPAFFYQKEMREKSGFEEYAVKFLSAISEGLLAGLTFETVVTRLKDAQEMGKFREVLRKVDGYLKLGYPLTIALKRGADSINEFASKIALYTLSDMIEIGSMTPDNVRALADQINSQLVVRREYQGKVKPLIATPYAGVLISLIATFLLASGILSMLNSGIAVYGPIATGLVSIPQIIFITAISGILNAFLAGLLIGKIGYGKAAAGFIHAIILMIVVTLVIFVFVELRISIVPNFHSNISF from the coding sequence ATGAGTAAGATGAGTAAGGATAAAAAGTCCTCCAAGATTAACATTCCTTCAGTGTATTTATTATTTTACAATACACCATTTGTCAAAAGGTTAGCTGGTTATTTCGATAAAAGACTTTTAACTTCTAGAAACACAGAAGATCCGAAACTGTTTGCTAGCAGGCTGTTCCTCATCTTACTTGTATGTATCGTCTTGGCTGTTATGTTTATCTCTTTCGCTCTAATAATTTTCCTCAGGTTTTACAGAGCCACACTTTTGCCAGCATATCTAGCTCTCTCATTAGTTATGTTGTTCCTTGGAGTTATAATTCCCCCAATAGCTTATCTCATATCTATTCTCGATATATCGCAGAAAATTGACAAAATAAAGAATGGGGTAGACGCTGAGTCATTCTCATTTGCTACGTTATTTGTCATATTTCTTAAGTCTGGTTTATCTCCAGTGATCTTGTTTAGAAAATTAGAGGGAACTAAGGCATTTTCGTTTGTCCAAGATATTGTAGTATACGTTAATAGAAGAGTTCAATACTTAAGTGAAAGTATTGAGCAGGCTTTATTAAAGGCTATGGATATAAATCCAGGCAAGCTATTCAATGACTTTATGCTAGCTTATGTTACGGCAATAAGGACTGGTGCTCCTGTGATAGAGACTATGGAAGCTAAGTTAAAGGACCTATCTAAGCAGTTTTCATTAGCCGCAGCTTTAGCCTCAGATAAGCTTCAGGGTGTAGCAGAATCTTATGTAGTTTGGCTTTCTTCTGGCTATATAATGTTATACCTCGTTTTAATAATGGGTGCTATATTACCCTTCGTTGGTAACTCGAGTTCCTTGTTGACTGTTCTTGGTCCTGTGGTGGTATTAGTTGTGCCAATGGTTAACTTACTCTTTGTCTATATGGCAGACTCCTTACAGCTTAAATTCCCTGAAAGTCAATCTAGTGCATATAAAATATTTTACATCTCACTACCAATAGGTTTGATTATAGCTTTCCTGATCATGATATTTGAACATCAGATAATATATTTCATAACTCTTTCAGGAGGTCTGCAGAACGTCTTTCCTGTATCAATTGCTCTCTTAATAGGTTTATTAGTAGCTTTAGTACCTCCTGCATTTTTCTATCAGAAGGAGATGAGAGAGAAGAGTGGATTTGAGGAGTATGCTGTAAAGTTTCTGAGTGCAATATCTGAAGGTCTATTGGCAGGTCTTACTTTCGAGACTGTAGTTACTAGACTGAAAGACGCTCAGGAAATGGGTAAGTTCAGGGAAGTTTTAAGAAAGGTTGATGGATATTTGAAGTTAGGCTATCCTCTAACGATAGCTCTGAAAAGAGGGGCTGATTCGATTAATGAATTCGCAAGTAAAATAGCTCTTTACACTCTTTCAGATATGATTGAGATTGGCAGTATGACACCTGACAACGTTAGAGCTCTAGCTGATCAAATAAATAGTCAGCTAGTAGTTAGAAGAGAATATCAAGGGAAGGTAAAACCACTTATTGCTACTCCCTATGCAGGTGTCTTGATATCTCTGATTGCTACGTTCCTCTTAGCTAGTGGTATTTTAAGTATGTTGAATTCTGGAATAGCTGTTTATGGACCAATAGCTACTGGTTTAGTTTCAATTCCACAAATCATATTCATTACTGCAATATCAGGTATACTAAACGCATTTCTGGCAGGTTTATTAATTGGTAAGATCGGTTATGGTAAAGCCGCCGCAGGGTTTATACATGCTATAATACTCATGATAGTAGTTACGCTTGTAATTTTCGTGTTTGTAGAGCTGCGAATTTCAATAGTACCAAACTTCCACTCTAACATAAGTTTCTAA
- a CDS encoding HxlR family transcriptional regulator — protein MKSDEVCPVIKAIRLIGSENKLIVLYYLFDEGKGFNELIRLTKLNSKTLSKTLKDLEESGIVQRKVIGDRPFRVKYELTDKGVKLKGIFEELRKWISD, from the coding sequence ATGAAGTCTGATGAAGTATGTCCAGTGATAAAGGCTATAAGACTTATTGGTAGTGAAAATAAGTTAATTGTGCTTTATTATCTTTTTGACGAGGGGAAAGGTTTCAATGAACTCATTAGGTTAACTAAATTAAATTCCAAGACTCTCTCAAAGACATTAAAGGATCTGGAGGAGAGTGGTATCGTCCAAAGGAAAGTCATAGGAGATAGACCTTTTAGGGTAAAATATGAGTTAACGGATAAAGGAGTGAAGTTGAAAGGAATATTTGAAGAGCTACGGAAATGGATTTCAGACTGA
- a CDS encoding rRNA cytosine-C5-methyltransferase has protein sequence MSLELLLSRVLFYVEKGYPLPVAFKRAKNFGGYRKINYNEAYELSKKLILSYYSLTFKTRRKKVKEFLRGKYEVKFPEWMEIELSKIYDVNSLKFWLLNKQKFTWFRVNTLIADEEKVIKNLTDKGVDVEKDSEIPYAYKTLDNITDTTEFKENKIIVQDKASMAVVEALKPEPNDQILDLASAPGIKVSQIMQLTENKAKLLVADIDKERLEKERLLLKKFGVNVDRLEFLLVDSANLAITRKVNKVLLDAPCSSSGAIWNEPTILLRLTMEKVLYYADQQRRLLNNAAKLGGEVIYATCSMFMKEGELIVNDYTTQRPLSFGLDVKHGIRFVPYLHDTEGFFITKLSV, from the coding sequence ATGAGTTTAGAACTTCTCCTTAGTAGAGTATTATTCTATGTAGAGAAAGGCTACCCATTACCTGTAGCGTTTAAAAGAGCAAAAAACTTTGGAGGGTATAGAAAAATAAACTATAATGAAGCTTATGAATTAAGTAAAAAATTAATATTATCCTATTACTCGTTAACTTTTAAGACCAGAAGAAAAAAAGTGAAAGAATTCCTCAGAGGTAAATACGAGGTTAAATTCCCAGAATGGATGGAAATAGAGTTGAGTAAGATCTATGATGTAAATTCATTAAAATTCTGGTTATTGAATAAACAAAAATTCACATGGTTCAGAGTAAACACATTAATAGCAGACGAGGAGAAGGTGATTAAGAACCTCACTGACAAAGGAGTTGATGTGGAAAAAGATAGTGAAATTCCCTACGCATATAAAACTTTAGATAACATAACTGACACGACAGAATTTAAGGAAAACAAGATTATTGTACAGGACAAGGCCAGTATGGCAGTGGTAGAGGCACTAAAACCAGAACCCAATGACCAAATATTGGACCTAGCCTCAGCTCCAGGTATAAAGGTCTCACAGATTATGCAACTCACTGAAAATAAGGCAAAATTGCTTGTAGCTGATATAGACAAAGAAAGGCTGGAGAAGGAAAGACTACTACTTAAGAAGTTCGGTGTAAATGTCGACAGATTAGAGTTCTTGCTGGTCGACTCTGCGAATCTTGCCATTACAAGGAAAGTAAACAAAGTTCTACTAGATGCTCCGTGCTCTTCATCAGGTGCAATCTGGAATGAACCAACAATCCTCCTGCGACTAACTATGGAAAAAGTTCTATATTATGCAGACCAGCAAAGGAGACTATTGAATAATGCAGCTAAACTTGGGGGTGAAGTCATTTATGCTACATGTTCAATGTTTATGAAAGAGGGTGAACTTATAGTAAATGATTATACTACACAAAGACCATTAAGCTTCGGTCTCGATGTCAAACACGGAATCAGATTTGTTCCTTATCTTCATGATACAGAAGGGTTCTTCATAACTAAATTATCAGTCTGA
- a CDS encoding type II secretion system protein E — MALSKFTRKSNKDLEEISQYKIPVTLYPFTGIPEEVLNISSEYEVDVLSQISKYLVDQLNNSGIEMKIPNPHVFIYFDNDRGVHKYVLIEPPLDEKSFVIYKLLIKYLERQFVGKHFDIGASIRDFSNIYRDYVIEGSRGDYTVLKPEARVALYHIIRNLLGYNVFTPLLADYKVEDISVNGLNAPIYVYHRDYEYIPTNIIFQKRMSVLNDEVDGEEFLNQITMRYISLSGRSISIASPISDGMLPAGDRIAATYGREVSAKGTSFVIRRFSESPVTVLHLINQGVISADLVAYLWYAIDLKMSFMVIGTTGAGKTTVLNALLNLVKDTMKIVSIEDIPELKLARDNWVQLYTRPVFGALGKEITLMDLLKLSLRYRPDIITVGEIRGEESYVLFQALSTGHGGATTFHAYDPESAIKRLMNEPLNIPRDWIPMMNVVLTVRRIPFGLSFKRRVVEVDEVVSYNRLKKVGNWDPNTDSHTFDLSKSEVLKSRIEEIGLNLDIVGDEIKRRANYLKMLSGIKQILDRPDAYVFVKKYIVLYSIKPDEAIKEVQRISVAKV, encoded by the coding sequence ATGGCACTTAGTAAATTTACTCGAAAGTCTAATAAGGATCTGGAAGAGATATCTCAATACAAGATACCAGTTACTCTCTACCCTTTCACTGGGATTCCAGAAGAAGTACTTAATATCTCGTCTGAATATGAGGTCGATGTACTATCTCAAATTTCCAAGTATCTAGTTGATCAGCTGAATAATTCAGGCATAGAAATGAAAATTCCTAATCCTCACGTCTTTATTTACTTTGATAATGATAGGGGAGTTCACAAGTACGTTCTCATTGAACCTCCACTAGACGAGAAGTCGTTTGTAATCTACAAATTACTTATAAAATATCTCGAGAGGCAGTTTGTAGGAAAGCATTTTGATATAGGAGCCAGTATTAGGGACTTTTCGAATATATATAGAGATTATGTAATAGAGGGCTCTCGTGGTGATTACACAGTCTTAAAACCTGAAGCTAGGGTAGCTCTGTATCACATTATACGAAACTTGTTAGGTTATAATGTGTTCACACCACTTTTAGCTGACTATAAAGTTGAGGATATATCTGTGAATGGACTAAATGCCCCCATATATGTCTACCATAGGGACTATGAATATATTCCAACTAATATAATATTTCAGAAAAGAATGAGTGTATTGAATGATGAGGTTGATGGAGAGGAGTTTCTTAACCAGATAACTATGAGATATATATCGTTATCAGGGAGATCAATATCTATTGCCAGTCCGATCTCAGATGGTATGTTACCTGCAGGAGATAGAATAGCAGCTACATACGGACGAGAGGTAAGCGCAAAAGGTACTTCTTTCGTAATAAGGAGATTCTCAGAGAGCCCAGTGACTGTATTACACTTAATAAATCAAGGCGTTATTTCAGCAGATTTAGTTGCTTACTTATGGTATGCCATAGATCTGAAGATGTCGTTTATGGTCATAGGTACCACTGGAGCAGGAAAGACCACTGTGCTAAACGCACTACTGAACTTGGTTAAGGATACCATGAAAATAGTTAGTATAGAAGATATACCAGAGCTGAAGTTGGCTAGGGATAATTGGGTTCAGCTTTACACTAGACCAGTATTCGGTGCCCTAGGAAAGGAGATTACCCTAATGGACTTACTTAAGTTATCTCTGAGATATAGACCTGATATAATAACTGTTGGTGAGATTAGAGGAGAAGAGTCATATGTATTGTTCCAAGCATTAAGTACTGGACACGGTGGAGCTACTACTTTTCACGCATATGATCCAGAGTCTGCAATAAAGAGGTTGATGAATGAGCCCCTGAATATACCTAGGGATTGGATTCCTATGATGAATGTTGTTTTAACTGTAAGGAGAATACCATTTGGTCTTTCATTCAAGCGAAGGGTTGTAGAAGTTGATGAAGTGGTTTCATATAACAGGTTAAAGAAAGTTGGTAACTGGGATCCAAATACTGATTCACATACATTCGATTTGAGTAAGAGTGAGGTATTGAAGAGCAGAATTGAGGAGATTGGACTGAACTTAGATATTGTAGGAGATGAGATAAAGAGAAGGGCGAATTACCTTAAAATGTTATCTGGTATAAAGCAGATATTAGATAGACCAGATGCTTATGTTTTCGTTAAGAAGTACATAGTATTATACTCCATAAAACCTGATGAAGCAATCAAGGAAGTTCAAAGAATAAGTGTTGCTAAAGTATAA